CGCCAACGACGGTGGCTTCGGCGGCCTGGAGGTCTTCGACCTCGACGGAGACGGCCGGAAGGAGATCTTCGAAACCGTCGTACCCTTCGGCATTCTCCAACTGGCCCGGGTCTTGACCACGCGGCGGGTAAGCGCCGACCTACGCATTCTCCACTTCCCCGAGAAAGCGCTCGGGCAGCCGGTCGAAAGCTGGGCCACGACCCTGCGCGTGCCTCTGGATTTCAGCACGCAACGGGTGCAGGGACTGCTGCCAGACCTGCGCGGCGATTGGAACGGCGATGGACGGCGGGACCTGATCCACGGCGACGGCCCGGATGCGGTGCAGATCCGCCTCGGCCAGGTCGCTGAGGCCGGCCCCCGCTTCGGCCCACCCGTAGCCCGCCAGAGCCTCCCTTTTTCGGATCTGGCCCTGATCGCCGATCTCGACGGGGACGGCCTCCACGATCTGGTCACCTACGACACCCTCGATCTCGAGGGGCGCGTCCACATTGCCATCAACCGGGGCCGCCTCCCCGGAACCCGCCCTGTGATCCGAAGCCGCTAGCGAGAAGGCGGCCGAGGCGGGGACGTTCTTTCCGCTGTTTCCGTTGATCGGTTTCCCGCGAAGCGGGAAGCCGATCAACGGAAACAGCGGAAAGAACGTCTCCGCCTCGTCGCTCTAGAAGAGCTTGCGTTGGCCGGTGATCGGATCGCCCGGTTGGAGGCCGAAATGGCTGAAAGCGAGGCGCGTGGCAACGCGGCCGCGGGGCGTACGGTCGAGAAAGCCTCCCTGAATGAGGAAGGGTTCGACCAGGTCTTCCAGTGTGCCCTTGTCTTCGCCTATCGCCGCGGCCAGCGTATCGAGGCCGACGGGACCGCCTTCGAACTTCTCGATCAATGTAAGGAGCAACGCACGGTCGAGTTTGTCGAAGCCCGCGTCGTCCACGTCGAGGCGTTCGAGGGCGTAGCGCGCCAACTCGCCGTCGATGCCATCGTCGTCGCCATCACGCACGGCGGCGAAATCCCTCACCCGCCGTAGCAGCCGGTTTGCAATGCGAGGCGTGCCTCGGGAGCGTCGGGCGATCTCGACTCCCGCATCGACGCCGAGTTCGACGCCTAGCAACCGGGCCGAGCGTTTGAGAACGGCCTCGAGTTGGTCGGGCGGGTAGAAATCCAGACGCGCCGACCAACCAAAGCGATCGCGCAGCGGGGAGGTGAGCAACCCAGCCCGGGTCGTCGCTCCCACCAGGGTGAAACGCGGCAGATCGATTCGGATCGAGCGCGCACTCGGACCCTGCCCGATCAGCAGGTCGAGCTGAAAATCCTCCATCGCCGGGTACAGGATCTCCTCGACGGCCGCCGGGAGCCGATGGATCTCGTCGATGAAGAGCACATCGCCAAGCTCGAGATTGGTCAGTAGCGCGGCCAGATCGCCCGCGCGCTCGAGCACCGGGCCGCTGGTCGCCCGGGATTCTGCGCCCATCTCGCGAGCGACGATCCGGGCCAGGGAGGTCTTGCCGAGGCCCGGCGGCCCGTAGAAGAGAAGGTGGTCGAGGGATTCGCCGCGGCCCCGGGCCGCCGCGATGAAGACGGCCAGGTTTTCGCGAAGGCGATCCTGGCCGACCATCTCATCCAGGGATCCCGGG
The DNA window shown above is from bacterium and carries:
- the ruvB gene encoding Holliday junction branch migration DNA helicase RuvB — encoded protein: MTAQEDPFGGNAADESEEPLRGDLSGEVKPGERSLEDALRPGSLDEMVGQDRLRENLAVFIAAARGRGESLDHLLFYGPPGLGKTSLARIVAREMGAESRATSGPVLERAGDLAALLTNLELGDVLFIDEIHRLPAAVEEILYPAMEDFQLDLLIGQGPSARSIRIDLPRFTLVGATTRAGLLTSPLRDRFGWSARLDFYPPDQLEAVLKRSARLLGVELGVDAGVEIARRSRGTPRIANRLLRRVRDFAAVRDGDDDGIDGELARYALERLDVDDAGFDKLDRALLLTLIEKFEGGPVGLDTLAAAIGEDKGTLEDLVEPFLIQGGFLDRTPRGRVATRLAFSHFGLQPGDPITGQRKLF